CTATACGGTTAACCGTGGATTAAACTCTCAACTCGACAATAATATGTGGGCTTCTTTAGGAATCGAAAATGCAAAATCAACCTTCCTAGATTTGAATTTAACAGCATTCACTATCGGGTGGTTGTTGTATTAAAAACATCTGAAAAAATTAAAATTTATTTTATCTATTTATTTGCATTTAAATCAAATGATAACTTTTTCTTTAACTCAAAATTAGCGTATCCAATCTTGTGCAGTAGGCATTTTATCCACCCAGCTTTATTCGGTTATGTGAGGAGGATAGCGCGTAGGGTATCAAGGCTTTGCGCCCTTACAGATCATTCAACAAGGTGAAAAATCTAGGGAACCAAGGCTTTGCGCCCCTACAGATCAATACAGTTCAGTTAAGGAAAATTGTCGTAGGGGCACGGCACGAATAAAATTGTCATTAGAAGAAAAGATTTTGGATGCCGTGCCCCTACAAGGTATATTTGATTTTTGAAATATACTTAGGCTAGGTAATGCCAAACAAAACCCGGATGTAGAAAATTGTAGGTTGGGTTGAGGAACGAAACCCAACACAGCCCCGCAAATGTTGGGTTAGCCTACAGCAAGCAAGCTACGTTCCTCAACCCAACCTACGTGGTTTAAGGTTTTTGGCTCTAACTGAACCGTATTGTCCTATAGCGTTTCTCGCCCTAGTGAGGTACATCGGTAAGGGCACGGCAGTGCCGTGCCCCTACATCGCGTGATACAATTTTGTACCTCATCTGAATAGGAAGTGCTATATAAGTATTTTTATCAAGCTGATGATTTAACATATAAATCACAAATTAGCCTTACCTTAGTCATATATTAACCAATGACTTGTAGAGTGGATTCCAGACATTTAAATGTCAAAAGATGGCAAATACAGTTGCAATCCAAGTTACTAATTTATCCAAAAGTTTCAAAGGTAAACCCGCTCTAAAGTCCGTATCCTGCACAATTACAGAAGGGGAGATGGTTGCTCTAGTAGGTGCATCTGGTTCGGGTAAGTCTACACTACTACGCCATCTCAATGGCTTGCAGAATGGGGATGCAGGAACGGTGGCAATTTTTGGGAGTAATCTACAGAGCGATGGGAAATTACACTCAAAAATCAGGTCTTTGCGGAGTCATATCGGCTGTATTTTTCAACAGTTCAATTTAGTGAATCGGCTAACAGTAATCGAAAACGTTCTCATCGGGAACTTATCGCGATTGTCTGTGGTACGTTCGGCGTTTCATTTATTTACTCAAGCAGAGAAAATTCAAGCTCTATCTGCATTAGAGAGAGTGGGAATTTTAGAACAGGCTTATAAGCGAGCTTCGATGCTTTCTGGCGGACAACAACAACGAGTGGCGATCGCCCGTTGTCTAGTTCAAGGAGCCAAAATCATCCTAGCAGATGAACCTATAGCCTCCCTCGATCCAGAATCAGCACGCAAAGTCATGGAGTTGCTGGTTGATTTAAATCAACAAAGCGGAATCACAGTAGTAGCTTCCTTACACCAGATTCAAATGGTGCGTAGCTACTTTAACCGTGCTGTGGCGCTCAGAGCAGGTGAAGTGATGTTTGATGGTAGCACCATCGAACTCAATGATACCAAACTCAATGAACTTTATGGTACAGCAGCAGAAGAACTCGTCATGAAAGGACATGGGGAGTTTCTGGGGTAAACAACTAAGTTTTCTAACCACCAACTACTCAAGGAATCAACAATGAGAAGACGCTTATTTTTGGAACAAGCTTCTTTATTTGCCGGCTCTTTAGCAAGTACTCAAATAATCTCTGCTGTTTCTGATAATTGGATGGAATCAGCAGACGCGGCTGGACCTTTGAAAGAACTTAATTTTGGGATTATTTCCACAGAATCTCAAGCTAATCAAAGACCTCTTTGGGAACCTTTCATTGCAGCTTTATCAAAATCAATTGGGATTCCCGTCAAGGCTTTTTATGCTACTCAATATGCAGGCGTAATTGAAGCCATGCGTTTTAATCAAGTGCAAATAGCTTGGTATGGTGGCAAATCTTATATTGAAGCTGCAAAAATTGCCAATGCGGAAGCATTTGCTCAGACTGTAAGCTCTGATGGCAAAAGAGGCTACTATGCTCATTTAATTGCCAACAAACAAAATCCCATTACCGCCATTGCTAAAAAGCAAGGTGGTGATAAGTATGTGGTGAATAACGCCGCTAAATTGACCTTTGCTTTCAACGAACCTAACTCGACATCCGGATTTTTGGTGCCGAGTTATTATGTGTTTGCAAAAAACAATATCGATCCCAAAAAAGCCTTTAAGCGTTTGATTTTTGCTGGTAGCCACGAAGCCACTGCTCTGGCTGTTGCGAATAATCAGATAGATGTTGCTACTAACAATAACGAGTCTTTAGAGCGCCTAGAAAAAACTAATTCTGAAGCTCGCAAGAAGATTGAAATCATCTGGACATCACCCATAATTCCTAGTGATCCAATTGCGTATCGCAAAGATTTACCAGAAGATGTGAAAAAGAAATTACGTAATTTCTTCTACGGTTTCAAAGATAAGAAAATTCTCGAACCCCTACAATGGTCTGCTTTGGTTCCAGCTAATGACAAAACTTGGAATCCCATTCGCGAATTAGATTTGGCTAAAAAAATTCTAGATTTGCAAGCCAAAGAAACTTTGAGCGATGCAGATAAAAAGAAATTGGCTGAGTTAAATCAGCAACTCAGAGCAATTCAAAAACGTTAATTACAGCAATTTTCACGTAATAACCACAAACGCACGTAGGGGCGCAAGGCCTTGCGCCCCTACCCCCAAGGACTTGCGCCCTTACCCCGTGATCTATTTAGGTGAAAACCTTCAACAAACATATGAATTATCTATAACCCAATACAGGGATGTTAGGCTCGAATGATATATACTGTAGGGGCACGGCATCCAAAATTTTTTCTTCTAATGACAATTTTATTCGTGCCGTGCCCCTACGACAATTTTCCTTAACTGAACTGTATTGATCTATAACCCAATACAGGGATGTTAGGCTAGAATGATATATACTGTAGGGGCACGGCATCCAAAATTTTTTCTTCTAATGACAATTTTATTCGTGCCGTGCCCCTACGACAATTTTCCTTAACTGAACTGTATTGATCTATCACCACAAACGCTCGTAGGGGCGCAAAGCCTTGCGCCCTTACCAGATGGTCTATTTACGTAAAAACCTTCAACAAACATATGAATTATCCATAACCACAAACCCTCGTAGGGGCGCAAGGCCTTGCGCCCTTATCAGATGGTCTATTTACCTCAAAATCCTTCAACATATTAATTATCTAAGACATCAAATGAACAAACTAGACAAACATTCAAATAATACTACCGCATCTCCTGCAGTAGTAGCGATGTTAGCAGCCGAAGCAAAACTTGTGACTACCAGTCGGGTGTTATTCCTTTTAGCTGTGGTTGCTCTCTTGATTTTTGCGTATGTTCAAAGCGAAATTAATTTGGTGACGCTGTTGTCTCGTGGCGACAATATGGTAGAGTATATTCGTTCATATTTTGCGCCAGATTTCAGTGACTGGCAATATTATTTAGATGAAACAATAATTACAATATCAATGGGGATTTGGGGAACATTAATTGCGGCGCTTGTAGCTGTTCCCTTGTCTATATTGGCATCAAATAATATGTGTCCAATTTGGATTGTTCAACCCACACGCCGGATTTTAGATGCTATGCGGGCGATTAACGAAATTGTCTTTGCTCTTATCTTCGTAGTGGCTGTAGGATT
The Gloeotrichia echinulata CP02 DNA segment above includes these coding regions:
- the phnC gene encoding phosphonate ABC transporter ATP-binding protein, whose product is MANTVAIQVTNLSKSFKGKPALKSVSCTITEGEMVALVGASGSGKSTLLRHLNGLQNGDAGTVAIFGSNLQSDGKLHSKIRSLRSHIGCIFQQFNLVNRLTVIENVLIGNLSRLSVVRSAFHLFTQAEKIQALSALERVGILEQAYKRASMLSGGQQQRVAIARCLVQGAKIILADEPIASLDPESARKVMELLVDLNQQSGITVVASLHQIQMVRSYFNRAVALRAGEVMFDGSTIELNDTKLNELYGTAAEELVMKGHGEFLG
- the phnD gene encoding phosphonate ABC transporter substrate-binding protein translates to MRRRLFLEQASLFAGSLASTQIISAVSDNWMESADAAGPLKELNFGIISTESQANQRPLWEPFIAALSKSIGIPVKAFYATQYAGVIEAMRFNQVQIAWYGGKSYIEAAKIANAEAFAQTVSSDGKRGYYAHLIANKQNPITAIAKKQGGDKYVVNNAAKLTFAFNEPNSTSGFLVPSYYVFAKNNIDPKKAFKRLIFAGSHEATALAVANNQIDVATNNNESLERLEKTNSEARKKIEIIWTSPIIPSDPIAYRKDLPEDVKKKLRNFFYGFKDKKILEPLQWSALVPANDKTWNPIRELDLAKKILDLQAKETLSDADKKKLAELNQQLRAIQKR
- the phnE gene encoding phosphonate ABC transporter, permease protein PhnE, whose product is MNKLDKHSNNTTASPAVVAMLAAEAKLVTTSRVLFLLAVVALLIFAYVQSEINLVTLLSRGDNMVEYIRSYFAPDFSDWQYYLDETIITISMGIWGTLIAALVAVPLSILASNNMCPIWIVQPTRRILDAMRAINEIVFALIFVVAVGLGPFAGVLALFVHTTGILGKLFSEAVESIEPGQVEGIRATGANKIQEVIYGVIPQVMPLWTSFTLYRFESNVRSASVLGIVGAGGIGVSLYQSFGAFQYQKVCAILIILILATGTIDLLSAKVRKSLI